GAAATCAGAAGGAAAAAGCCATGCACCGTGTTTGTACGCGTCATTTCACTTGGCTAAAATTTCTCATGCTGATAATTCCCTGAGGTcttaaagcaaataaaaaagcATCGCATAAGGGAAAACTTTTGAATCCCAGTGCTGTAGGGCTACATCTTTGACACAGACTGATTTTGTTTAGCTTTATACTCCTGCATTTGTGTTGACATTCGATTCATTTAAAGTTTGAGGGTTTAAGGTACAGAAAGATATTGGACAAGCTAAAAGTTACATCCAATTGTACAACCTTCTAGTACTGCAGATTTCTTCCCTTTTCACTTTCGGGGCCTTTGACCTTCAATATGAAGTGAAACATTGGCATTAAGGTCATATGAACAGAGTCGTGATCATCAATCATGATTACGTGCTATAATGACATGCTACTTGATCCTGAAATTAAATGAGACTTTATACAAATATGACTCCTACACTGCTCACACAATATACATGTCACATGTGTGCACGCTCAGACAGCACGTAGAGCTTGTAGGCATTGTGTCATTTTAGGTTAAATGAGCTGGATTAGAACACATATCAATGGCGGCCCTAATACTTTCATCACAGTGTTTATTATATTGCACTTTGTGTAGATGTTTTAACATGATACTCACAGTGCCAGACAGTATATCATGGGGGCATGAATCCAGGAGGTGACTTTTGCAGACTCGCTCATCTGAGAACTTGATTCTCTGCCGCATGGAATCTcctttataaaaaaaaacaacaacacaaaagCAAAAAGACGTGTTTAGTTTTCAGTCAGCCCACAAACCACAACACAGCACCATAAGTAGAGCATCTAAAACTCGCAATGAATGAGTCAAACATATGTTAACAGCTAATCCTAAAAGTTAGGTGCTTATATAGACGAATAAAGGAAAACATCTAGTGGAAAAAAGAGAGCCCACTGACTGTGATCAGCTCTTAAAACGTGTGTTGTACTATACGATAATACTCTATTGTCAGATCGAGACTGAAAGGTGTCTTCAATCACATCAGCTCCATTTGCAACATCAACAAGGACAACATATTTTACACAGTATACTATTTAACAGACTTTTATTTTTACACGCTCGAGACATTACACCGTACATTTGACCTGGGATTTAACTCTGTTGTTGAAGATATGAGCAACAACCTAACTTGCCATGCACACTGACACACAACAGGTAGCTAGCCGGTTAGCTATCCTCATGTTAGCTAGCGTGGTTTGCAGAGcatgcctcactgtcactgACATCGGTTAGCTCCCCGGCTAATGCTAGCATCAACACACTGATCCGAAACCCCGCAGCGGCTCACCGTCTCTCCCCGTCCCCATGAGCTGGTCCAGCATCGCTCTCATCTGAGCCTGGGCCGACATGTTTCTGCAGGTTTAGCTAACTCCCAGGCAGCGACACACTTCACACATGCAGCCTCCTGACTACAGGCCTCGCGGCTCCACCACAGACCGCCGACCCTCGTACAACTTTTCCCCACGAGGAGGAACAGCCCGAATCCCGCTGGTGTGTACGTgtgtttatatgtgtgtgtgtgtgtgtgggtgcgtgtgtctgtgtgtggtttCCGTTATAACAATGTTCCGGTTATCACAACACTTTCACAGCAGCTAAATGTGACTTTGTGACGCGGGACGGCTCCGGGTCGTCTGTTTGAAAACTGCTGGAGTCCCGTGTCGGTGAGTGGCGGTGTTAGCAGAGTAAAGCTCAGATATCTTTGCGCAGACAGGCCGGTGGGTGAGCTAACAGAATATCTGtgtataaataagtaaacagtTCTTCTGTAACATAACAGTTCTCTGACTGTGTTTCTAGCTGCTCGGCTAGAAGTTGGCAAGTTTATTCAACGTCCTTTCTTCCGCCTTTCCACTTCCCTCCCGTGCGCGTCTCCGCGGAGCGCGCTCTAGTCCCTCCCCCCGCCTCGAGGAAGTGCTGCAGTCAGCCTCGCGCACATCGATGGTATGGTGACGTTTCGCCTCTTGGAAAAACATGTTTATGATAAGAAAGATGTTGATGGTAAAATAGTGTATTTgcaatttttgttttacttatttattttatgtattaatTACTACATTTACAAATGCTAATGgccaaaaagaaacaacatCACAACTCAAAATAGATCTCACATTGTTGACACATTACAGGGACTGAGGAATAGCAGTATACGTAAAACAGAAGacattaatgttttaaataatgttattttatGTAATGTCCTAATGCGTTGTTTAAATATAGTAGAAATGGCGGTATATGCCTTTGGAGTCTTGAAGTAAAGTCATGATGGAAGTATTTGAATATCCTACATCCAACACAATAATTGTCGAAAACCTCTCTTTAGTTACTCGGGTGGATTATTTATTGATTAAAATCATCATACACACATCTAAATGGACTGGCACCTATATTATACTGACAAAGTCAACACTTAATATTTATTATGAAGAACAAAAAACGTAGAAGATTTTCATCGCACCTGATTTAATTTTAGTTTTGATTACAATGATTCACTTTTGCTGTTATTTCTATTTGTTGTTGataaataatatttgtaaaataaaataaattaacatACAGGTGAACCCACTTTTTGTTTGTGAAAATATAAGGCCTATCATAAGAGAAAATGTTTTAATATCGAACTGAAAATCCCACAATATTGTCACATGCGCATTCAATATCACTTTTTAACCTTACAAACGCAGAAGAGGCATTCCTCTTCTTCACAcgaaatgaatacaaaaataatgaaTTGTTTGAATTAGATTTCCTAAACATCTAGTCAAGATCATGGGTCAGGAAGACCGTCAAGACGCGTAGCTAAGAGTCAACCAAGTCCCGCCCACAACGTCCCACCCTATCTATCACATTACTGGGGAAAATGGCGTCAAGTGCACTGCGGCTGCGACTTTTCACCCAAAATGCGGGTAAAATTAGCCGCAACGTCGGCTCGAAAACATCCAACATATCCAGGTCGACTCAGAGCAGGACCGTAGTATCAACGTCGTCGGGGGCAATCTTACCGAAACcggaaaaagtgagttttattCTGCTTTGGTTACCGAGTGAAAAACCAGCAAAAATATGACTGACAGTGTAGGCGGGACTTCAGTTTGGATTGACAGCAGTTGTAGCAAATTGAAAGACAGAACACACGCTGAGTTTGACCTGTCAGCCAATGAATGCATGTTTATACGACGTGCATTCAGGAAGTAATTACCCCTTATTTGTTAAGCCATTTCAATGGACATATTATGtaagacatttaaataaagtgcAAATGTAACCATTTGCCTCTGATAATATATTGTGTTTCAGTTGTATGGGAACTACACATCTAGTGTGCCATGTTGTCAAGGCAAGAAAGGTCGAGTACAGTGAAGCATGAGGCCTAGGGCCAAATTAAAAGGAATATCGCCAGAGACAACTGAGGAGACAACTAGATCCCACTGTCTCACAACTGCTAGACAATCTGCTCATATTTAAGGCAATATCCTGTGCCTGTGATTAGTCAATCCTTTGTACCTGTAACTCTAGAATAGATATTAGATATTTGTGTTGGACTTTCATTATAAACTCTTGTCTATAATCCCAAATCTGGACCAAAATACCATAGAGCAGAATGAGGGGATTGGTTTTGTTAGAATAGCTTGTGTCCCGGACGTCTTACATAAACTCTTAATTTTGATGTCACTTGACTATACCTCCTTATGTTTCCAGACACCATTTGGTCTTATTCGCATGACAGCCGTTGTGGTGCCTTTCTTGTACGTTGGAACTCTGATCAGCAAGAACTTTGCGGCTCTCCTGGAGGAGCATGACATCTTCGTCCCTGAAGACGATGATGACGATGACTGAGCTAACTCCAAACAATAAAAGGTAAAATCAAAGTGTACATTTACCACACCTACCTCACTGTAGCTTGGGCGTTTCATGCACAATCTTGTCCATGTGTTAAGGGTGTGTAAACTAAATGTCAAAGGGTGTAGTTTGTGGCATACTTGCAACATTGACAATGAGGTAACAATAGAAAGCTCATGGCAGCtaattatttttacatttacatCCACAGGGTGCTTTGCAATACTGACTGAGAGCAAACCAGCCGGCACAAGGAAGATGGGGCACACCCTAATATATccctccacctccaccctcTTTCCTCTGCTATTTGTTGCTTTCGccatattatttttttaaatctcatttCATGTGAGGCTATCAAAACTACCAGTTATGCCTTCACTCTTGTTTGCATGTTTTTCTGTTAACTCAATAAAGGGAGTCAAAAACATATGGATAAacaattgttatttttttattctgTGGGCAGTGGTTTCCAAGTACACAATAGTTCTCATTCTGACTCTTCGAAGTCCATCCATTCACAACAGCAAATTCAGTCATAGCAATGTAATGGTTTTATTGCGGTATTTTGTAAATATAGTATGTTGGCTTGTTATCATTGTTCTTCAAGGTACGTTTTTTAAAAGCTGTCCACATGGTTTAAGTTTGTCTTGCTCCCTCCTGAAGTGCAGCGTTAGCCAGTCTCAAGTGTTCGTTGAGGGAGCCCGTCTCCAGCTGGCTGCGACCCCTCATGTCACTCAGCTCCACGTAGGCCTCCTTATAACGCTCGTAAGATGCTTCTTTCTCCTAAAGAGAGGAGGTAGGAACAAATATGGTAGACAAATCAAAGTCAGGCAGGTATGACAGTTGTCGATGTTCAACATGAAGAAGTTTATTATTTTGGAGATTGGATCATGAAACATACCTTTGTAAGGGACTGCACTTCATTCTGCAGACAGATGATTTCTTTTTTAAGATACTGCACCTCATTGTCTTTTGCTCTTAGTAATGTCTGAAAGACAAAAGGATATTTGGCTATAATAGTTACAAATATATACAATATTCACATATTTATTGGAAGTCAGAATGTTTATTGGAAAGTAGTGGTTTGTAACTAAGTAAATCACACAGTTGAAACACTTGAGTACCATTTTAAGTTACTTCTTCTTACTTTGTGAGCTTTACTTTTTATACTTCACTCCAGTACATTTCAGAGGGAATATTCAGCTTTTACATACAAGACCTATGTTCATGTTATAAAATCTGATGCATACTTGTAGATAAAACTACCCAGCAGTGCACCAGTAGTTAAAAGTAGTTCTGCTGAATTGCGGGCAGTAGATGGCAGTATGCGCTGCAATAAAATGTGACCAGCCACAGATGCTCAACACAAATGAGGCcaacagaaaagaaaaaaagaatggATGAAATGTAGCTGAAGGAAGGCATTACTGGGTACACCAGACAAACAGTACAATTGCATTAATCAATTTGCTTTCTTTAAAGTGTTTTCAAAGGTCCAACGCAAATTGGTCAAATGTATTTTTGTGTGCTTCCCTATGATGccagccatgtcaacattaGTCCTTCAAGCCGAGTTGGAATGCAGCTTTTAAACCACAGGATACAGGTTTAACCTACTTTTATATGAGTTTACATTAGGTAGGATCTAAATTAGTCACAAATGTATTGCTATCAATACCTCTACTTCTGACACAGTGCGCTCAGTGTTGCCAAGAGATACCGTTGTGTCCGACCTCTGGCCTGTGATGAAACGGCGCATGCGGCTGATCTCTTCTGCCAGTTTGACCTTAAGCTCctgaaaagagattttaatctcaaatTATTACATTGGGATGTCATGTGAACAAGTAGCTTCCTTTTAGTTGAACCCTTTgtaaataagaaacaaagagatTTTGATTGATATTACTTATAATATTCTATGGAAACAATTTAAATGTAGCCTGCATGTAAACCTGGTTCTCTCTTCTGAGCTGCTCCATCTCTCTTTCCTTGCGTCCGAGCTCGATCTCTCGGCCCTGGCCGTTCTGTTCCGTGCGACTGAGCTCCAAGCACTTCTGAGAGTAATGCTCTGACAGCACGTCCAACTCACCGTGCAAAACGTCCGCCTGCGGCctgacatacacaaacacacaagttATGGAGTAAATTATAATGCACTGTCATGCAGGGGTCACAGTCTAGTGTAGAACATCTCAAGCCGGCAGCGAGAGCCTGTGAGAAGAAGAACAC
Above is a window of Pseudochaenichthys georgianus chromosome 1, fPseGeo1.2, whole genome shotgun sequence DNA encoding:
- the LOC117446102 gene encoding essential MCU regulator, mitochondrial-like, translating into MASSALRLRLFTQNAGKISRNVGSKTSNISRSTQSRTVVSTSSGAILPKPEKTPFGLIRMTAVVVPFLYVGTLISKNFAALLEEHDIFVPEDDDDDD